One part of the Thiomicrospira cyclica ALM1 genome encodes these proteins:
- a CDS encoding type II secretion system F family protein, with translation MMPRFRYTITTVEGQLKTDELEMPTEMDARQYFEQQGSVVIRIRMITKDQAISFRLLSLFGLSVKSSLPSGLRFDCVRLTEDWVALLVSGLTVVDSIQTLIEWQQEHSSLVSQKLTRALQQVLEEINAGKPLDQAWLSAGLHLNPSWVLSIKLGMQTAQLAHVLGHWLMLQSWRRSFRGRLKKLLTYPLIAFSILLLVLGFMLVWVLPDLMAFLVDMNAPVNQATRSMLAISHLLVHHPIVLFISVLSLIGLLILGIRLVGLQRIPYLGTVSLALDRAYLMRELNWLLSAGATLHDAVGQMLENASSVKRKKQLQDLHDQLAQGVPMPQAVVSNLSLPPFSQKLLKLAEKTGQLAPVTQQLADYFEAQAKQQLDRIEPWVEPMTTLLLGALVVWMILAILGPIYEMMADAVF, from the coding sequence ATGATGCCTAGGTTTCGCTATACCATCACGACAGTAGAAGGTCAGCTTAAAACTGATGAGCTGGAAATGCCTACGGAGATGGATGCGCGTCAATACTTTGAGCAGCAAGGTAGTGTTGTAATACGTATTCGCATGATTACAAAGGATCAAGCAATATCATTTCGGTTACTATCGTTGTTTGGGCTATCAGTTAAGTCGAGTTTGCCGTCGGGTTTAAGGTTTGATTGTGTGCGTTTAACGGAAGATTGGGTGGCATTACTGGTATCAGGTTTAACGGTGGTGGATTCGATTCAGACTCTAATCGAATGGCAGCAGGAGCATTCTTCGCTGGTAAGTCAAAAGTTGACTCGGGCTCTTCAGCAGGTTTTAGAAGAAATTAATGCTGGCAAACCACTTGACCAGGCCTGGTTGTCAGCGGGGTTGCATTTGAATCCCTCATGGGTGCTGAGTATTAAACTTGGCATGCAAACAGCGCAATTGGCCCATGTATTAGGCCATTGGTTAATGTTACAGTCTTGGCGGCGGTCTTTTCGTGGTCGACTAAAAAAGCTACTGACCTATCCCCTGATTGCCTTTAGCATTTTGTTGTTGGTTCTCGGGTTTATGTTGGTTTGGGTGCTACCTGACTTGATGGCATTTTTGGTGGACATGAATGCGCCAGTGAATCAAGCCACGCGTTCCATGCTGGCGATCTCGCACCTGCTGGTTCATCACCCAATTGTGCTATTTATCAGTGTGTTGAGTTTGATAGGGTTATTGATATTGGGGATTAGGCTAGTGGGTCTACAGCGCATCCCTTATTTGGGAACAGTGAGTCTAGCCCTTGACCGAGCCTACTTAATGCGCGAGCTCAATTGGCTGTTATCAGCTGGTGCAACCTTGCATGACGCGGTAGGACAGATGCTTGAAAATGCGTCATCAGTAAAACGAAAAAAGCAGTTGCAAGACCTGCATGATCAATTAGCGCAGGGGGTTCCTATGCCACAGGCGGTTGTAAGTAATTTGTCGCTACCTCCATTTAGTCAGAAACTTTTAAAACTGGCTGAAAAAACCGGGCAGTTAGCGCCCGTAACTCAACAACTTGCCGATTATTTTGAGGCCCAGGCGAAACAACAATTAGATCGCATAGAGCCCTGGGTAGAGCCGATGACTACCTTGCTGCTTGGTGCGCTCGTGGTATGGATGATTCTGGCTATTTTGGGTCCTATTTATGAGATGATGGCTGATGCGGTTTTTTAA